The nucleotide sequence TAGGCCATCGTGCTCAGGTGGCCCGCCTTATCTCGCCACGGCACACCCTTCTCCCAGAACCCGGCCATCTGGTAGTAGCCGGGCCCGACTCCGCGGCACGCATACAGGATCGCTGCCTCGAGCCCTTGCCGGAACCGCCCCAGATGGCCCGCCCTTTCCCGCTCCGCGGCGAGCGCCCAGAACGCCCGCATCGACAGACTTCCGGCAACAGCCATGTCAACGCCTCCCCCGCCCGCTAGGCGACATCGCCGGCCGTTCCATGCGTCATGGGGGCGCCCGCCGACCGGGCCTCTCCTCGGGCCACGTCGTCCGTGCTGCAGACTCCATGGCGGCACCATTCGCCTCAAGGGCCCACGCATGGAGTAGCCGCGTCAGCGCTTCAACGACCTCCGGATGCACGGACGCGACGTCGTGCCGGCACTGGGGATCCGACACTAGGTCGTAGAGCTCGTGGCGTGGCCCCGTTCGCAGTGGCAGGCACACGAGCTTCCAGCGGCCGGCGACGACCATGCGATCCCGCGCCTGGTTGACCCGCTCGCGGAACCCGGCCTTCACCGCAAGCGTGCCCGTGGCCGGGTTCGGCACCTCCAGGAGCTCCAGCACGGACGGGTAGTCGAGATGCTCCGGGTGCATGCCGGGGATGCGCGTCAGCCACATCCCCGTCTCGGCGAAGGCCGGAAGATCCAGATCCGCCACGCGGCCCTCGATGCAGGGCAGGAGCGAATGCCCGTCGGCCTCCGGCGGCGCAGCACCAATCATCTCCAACAGCGTTGGGAAAACGTCCACCGAGCGCACCACCGGATCGATCACGCCCCGCCCCCGCCGGCGCGGGTCCACAATCACGAGGGGGATGCGGTTGCTATCCCCGATAATGCTGTTTCCCTGGCCCCAAGTATTGTGCTCGAAGAGGTCCATGCCGTGGTCGCCGTAGAGCACGACAATGGTGTTCTCCGCCAGCCCGCAGGCCTCCAGATACCCCAGCGTGCGTCGCACCTCGTCGTCAAAGCTGCACACCGCGCCGTCGTAAAGGGCGTTGATCTGGTCGAGGTCGAAGGCCTTCTTCGGCTCCGCCTGACTGCGAATGACCTCGAAGGGGTCGGTGAGCCGCCGCATGGCGAACTTGGACTCCCCCCGATAGCCCGGGTTCGAGAAGCGCAGATAGTAAGGATAGTCGCTCGCGAACGGCGGGTGGGTGTGCGAGGTGAAAAGATTGAGCAGGAAGGGTTGCCCCTCCCTTGAAAGCCGCCCGAGCCGCCGCCGCGCCTCCCGGCCGAGCTGTGCGCCGAGCGGCACGCCCGCAAGATAGTAGAGTTCCGGCAACAGCCGCTTGCCCACGCGGTTGTGCAGAAACAGCGAGAGGAACAGCCGGATGTCCTTCGGCCCCTGGCGGATGAGGTACTTGAGATTCCACTGGTCCGCGGGCAGGTCGAGTTCCTGGAAGCCGAGGTCGAACTTGCCGAGGTCACTGCCGCACCAGTCGCTCACCGCCACCGTGCGGTAGCCGAGGCGGGCGAGCTCCCGCGGCAGCGCCGGAACGCCGGTGCAGCGCTCGTCATCCGCCACGTAGTTGAAGCGCACCCCGTGCCGGTGCGGCCAGCAGCCGGTGAAGAGCGAGACGAGGCTCGGCGCCGTGCGCGCGAGCGGCACGTAGCAGCGGCGAAAACTGGTACCGCGCGCGATGACCCCGTCGAGGAAAGGCGTTGTATCCCGCTCGTAGCCATGGGCTCCGATGCGGTCCGGGCGCAGGGTGTCACAGCCGATCATGAGTACGTTCGGACGCTGCGGGTTGCCGGCCGCCGCCGGCACCGGCTGCGGCTCGCGGTCCCGCAGCAGCCAGCCGGCGAGCGCCGCGAGCACCGCCGGCGCCGCGAGAAGTGCCGCCGCCCCCTCCGCACCCGCAGTGGCCAACCGCGCGCAGGCAAACGCCACCAGCACCGCGGCCACAGCCACGCCGCCCCATCGGACGGCCGCGAGCCGCTGGGGCGTGAGCCATTCCCAGACGCCGTAGAGCCGCGCCAGGTTGTAGTTGGAGGAGGCGACGATGAGCCCGGGCGAGTGCAGCAGCATGTGGAGCAGCTGGTAGGCCGTGATGGCGAGCACGGCGGCGAGCGCGGATGTCGTGGCCGCGACAGGCGAGAACGTCGCGCCCAGCAGCACCGTCGCCGATAGATACACATAGCTCCCGGGGAGCGCGAGCAGCGTGGCGAGCGCGAGCGCCCAACAGCCAAGCCGCGCCACCGAGAGCAGCGTGTAGCCGAAGTAGAGCCGCAGCACCTCGTCCCGGATCTGCGGGCCCGTCTGGCTGAAGTCCTTGACGGACTTAAGCAGCACGACCACGGTCACAAGCGCGCCCGCGGCGAATGCCGCGAGCAGCGTCGGCGCCCAGGGCAGTGCCTCAGTCGGCTGCATTAGTGGTCACCCCGCTACCCGCACCGGATCTCCCCCTCTCCAAATGGGTGATCGGCAGCTCACGGCGCATCACGATGCACCGGTTGCCCGGACTCCTGATCCAGCCCCGCCGGAACAGGCTGACGAAACCCCTTCCACTCCCCGAGCGAGGCCGCAAGCCGCACGAGGTGGAAGCGCCGCGCCTGTGGCCGCAGCGCCAGCACGCTCCAAACCAGGTGCTTCGCGATCTTGCGGTACATGTAGCGCGGCACGTGCCCCGGACCGGGCCCCCGCCCGTAGGGCACCATGGAAGCCGAGCGCTGGTACGCCTTGCGCATCAGGTAGCCGAGCGTGAGACGCTCGGCATCCACGTAGTGGTACTGGGTCATAGCCGGCTCGTAGCGCAAACGCACACCCAGTTGCAGCGCGCGAATCACCCAGTCGATGTCCTCCGCACCGCCGAGGTTGTGGCCGATCGGACCGAGATGCTGTCGGAAGGGTCCTACCCGATCGAAGAGCGCGCGGCGGATAGCGAGGTTGCCGCCGCCAGGCACCGCGACATCGCGCGTCACCTCCCGCGGCTCGGGACCGAGGTCGAAGTTCGGCACCGGTAACGGGTAGATGCGGTAAGCACCGCGATCATGCACCCACACGGGCTCGCTGCCGTCCCAGTCCGGGCGAATGCGACCGCAGAGCATGGCCGCGTCGGGGTGCTCCGCGAAGCCGCGCGCCACCGCGCAGAGATACCCTGGATCCACGCGGTGGTCGTCGTCCACGAACGCGACGAGGTCCCCGGTCAGCCGTGGCAGCACGACGTTCAGGGCGTGCGCCTTGCCGGGCACCGGCTCCTCGTACCAAGTCAGCGGCAGCCTGCCCTGCCCGGCATCGTAGCCAGCAAGATACTCGCCCGTGCCATCCGAGCAGGCATTGGCTACCACCACCAGCCGCACAGTTGTATCCGAAGGGCGGTTGGCAGCGTTAAGGCTCTCGATCACCCGGCGCAGCAGCGCCGCGCGATTGTGGGTACAGACGAGGACATCGAGCCGCGTCGCCCCACCTTCACGGTGATTGCCGACTGCGGAGCCAGGTGCGCAATAGCCGCTCACACCGGCCCCGCTGCGCTTCGGCCGATCATGCGCCGGCTTCCACCGCCCTGGCAGCCGGCTCGCCCAGCCACTTCCGCCGGAACGCCTCACGCTCCGCGTCCGTATAGAAGTGGCGGGCGTAACGAGACTCGTACATACGGTCCACATACTCGCGCGGCAGGCGCACGTCCCGGACAAAGTCCCGGTACATGTAGAAGCGCTCGTCCCGCTCGGTGACGTGGGTGTTCACGAGTTCCGGTACCTCGATGCCAAGGAAGTCGCGGAACGCCGCCCGAAAGCAGTCCGCCAGCCGCTCGACCTTGATAACGAGGAGGTCGGCAACCTCGTTGCGCAGCACATCGTAGCCGCTCTCGTCCAGCGGGGGCGCGGCGAACACGTCGATGCCGAATACATCCCGGACCTCCTCGTCGAACCAGCGAAGGGGTTGATCATGGGGAAAGCGCTCCAGGAAGACTCTGCGAATCTCGCCGTGGGAAATCTCGCCGGCCGCGTAGCGCCGGTGAAAGTCGGGCAGGAAGTCATCGATGCTCAGGAAGAACACCGACACATTCCGGGCAATCGGATCACGCACAACGGACACGAGCCGCCAGCGGTGCCGCTCAAGCCGCTGCGCCGCCTCGCGACTCAGCAGCTGGCTCATCCGGACATTGAGCGGGAAGCGCGAAGGCTTGAGGCCACGCCGACGCAGGTGAGCCTCCCGGTGGGCAACGCTGGCGGGGTTCATCCAGTGCGAGTGCAGCACCGGCCCTGGGACGCCGGCTGCGCGCAGCGTGCTCGTCACCGTCATGGAGGCCGCCCGCCCCATCTGGTGCACGATCAGCAGGTCTGATCCCTGCTCGAGATGGGCGCGGACATCCTGCAGCGTTCGCCTGTTCTTGCGCAGCGTCTCGTACTGGTAGAGCCAACGCCGCAGGGAGTGCAGCATACGTTCTCCTTTAATCATCCGCCCGACCAATGGGCCTCTGGATCGAGATCACGGTAGAAGGGGAGGTCGAAACGCGCGACGACCGCGCGCAGCTCTCCGAGCTCCCGCGGGGAGAGCGTCCCCTCCCACTTGTGGATCTCCGAGCGCGGGTTCCTCGGCCTGCCGTAACCCGGGCCAGCCGGCCGATCGGGATCGGTCAGGAAGGCCGTCATCTGATCGCTCCAGGCGAGGCCGAGCAAATCCGCTACGTCCTTGAACCGTGACAGGGGGTGCAGGCAATACCACTCATGCTCGCGTAGAATCCAGCCTTTACGGTGGAAGCGCCACTGCAGGTACGTCACCGCTCCCCAGAATGCCCCGACCTGCTCCCAGTAAGTCCGAGCACCGTTCAGGACATCCTGGAACGGCTCGAGGGGTCCCCTCATCAGGTCCTCCTGCCGGGTGAGCTGCCGCAGTGCATACCGGAACTCCCATCCCCTGGCCTGCCAGCTGAGGGCGAGCGGCACCGGATGCCGGACGGTCTGTATGACGACGATCTCCGGCAGCTGCTGCGCCACCCAGTCCAGCGCGAGTACCAGGTGTACCCATTTGAGGAGCACCGTATGCGAGTGGCTTCGTCCCAGGAGTTCCTTCCAGCCCTGCTCCGCGATGACATAATGATGGGCCAGTTGCCCGGCAAAAGCGGCCTCGAGATGCTTCGCAAGCCCGCCATCGTGCGCCGAGCGGCTCAGGTACCGGTACCGGTAGCGGGCATCCAGCAGGTGGTCTGGCTCAAAGTAATAGGACACCCCTGGCGATAACGATAGCACCCGGGCTATCCACGACGTACCGCTTCTGGGCAGGCCGGAGACGACGATGCGCCGACACCCTGCCGGCACGGGAGGCAGCAGCCGAGCCGCCATCGAGCGGAGCGGTCGGCGCAGCGTTCTTTCATAGCTGATCGAGCGCACCCCAGTCTCGCTTGTTCTGGTTCCGGATGATCATGAGCTGCCGCGTTCCGCACCCCGGCTCGGGTAGCGCCGGTAGCGACGGTGGAGCCCGAGAATCGTACCCAGCGCGTACGAGCCGTTCATCGCCTGCCGCACCGTATTGACGTCCCGGCGTACTGCCATGGCGAGGACGCGAAGCCAGTGCCCCGCCGCCTGGCGGATCAAGAACGGCGGCACTCCAAGAAACGCTCTCTCATATTCCGGGCTTCGATATTCGCCGAACTTTCGCCCCGCGGCGAAATGCAGCCGCAGGAAGTAGCTTCTGGAGATCTTATCTAGCTCCACGTAATGGCATACTTCCATATCCGGCCGGTAACGGATGGCCGCCCCCCTTCCCACTAGCTCGCGAAACATGATTGCGTCCGAACCACCGCCGACCCCAGCACCGCGGCGGTTGTAGCGCACATCGAATCGCAGATTTTCGTCCTCTGCGAAAATTGCAGTGCGATAGCCGATATTCCCGCTCCACAACGGCGTATCGAGATCCCGGACCCATAGGGCGCCATCGCCATGATCCAGAGCCCCCAGGAACCCCATCATATCCTCGGTCAACCAGCGAGGACGGCGGCCGTCGGGGAGTACGACGCGGATGCGCCCGCCGACACACTCCGCCCCCTCCCGGCCCAGGGCGTCGGCCGCGGCGCTCAGCAGACCGGGCGCAGGCAGCTCGTCATCATCGATGAAGAGTAGGAACTCGGTACCCGCACGCAACGATTCGGCGATCGCCCGGTTGCGTGCGAAGGGGATGCCCTGCCGGGCCTCCCGGACGTAGCGCAGCGGCGCCCCGTCCCGCCGCGCGAGGTCCTGCAGCAGATGTGGCGTCTCGTCGGAGCTGTTGTTGTCGACAGCCAGAATCTCGAAGGGGACGGGGCACTGCTGCCGGCGCAGCGCGTCCACGAGCCCGGGGAGCTGGCTCGCCCGGTTATAGGTGCAGAACGCGACACTGAGCGTCGGGGTCATTGCGAACGCCCCCTGTCCCTCAGGTTCAGTAGCGCCCCGTGCATCCGGCGAGGCAGCAGGCTGGGGATCATATAGACCCAGTCGCGCGGGCGGCCGTAGCCGTGTCGCATCACCGCTCGGAACAGGGCCCGCGCGGAATCCAGATCGCGCGCCCAGTAGGATCGGTAGCCCCGCAGCAGCAGCTCCCCGACAAGCAGCTCGCGCACCCGCCCGGGCCCGATCTGCTCGGCCACCTCCGGGTGCGCCTCGATGAACTTCCGCTGCGCCGTCCAGTGGCTCATGGCGACACGCAGCCTGTTCTTGGTGACCTGATCGCCGCCATGGTGGTAATAGTACGCTAGCACCTTCGGGACCCGCACGATCGGCCCTTGAGTGGCGACGCGCAGCCACAGATCATAGTCCACGGAAGCGCGAAGCGTCTCATCGAAGCCCCCGGCACGATCGATGCACTCCGCGCGCGTAAGTGCAGCGTGGATCGGCCAGCGGCAGCCGCCGAGCAGCACCTCCGCCTTCGAAGGGGACTCGTACTCCGGCGGGACGAATGGCTCACCCCGCCCCCCGACGACACCGAGGTTCTGCCAGCCGCAGTAGGCCAGCACCGCCTCGTGGTTTCGGTCCAGGGCAGCGACCATGGTGGCGAGGAAGTCCTCGTGCCAGGTATCGTCGGCATCGAGAAATGCGATGTACCTGCCGCATGCTTCAAGCAAGCCGTGATTCCTTGCGGCAGAGGGTCCCGCGTTCTCCTGCTCGATCAGGCGCAGCCGCGAGCAGTCCAGGCGCCGTACCGCATCCGCCGAGCCGTCGACGGATCCGTCGTCCACGACGATCAGCTCCCAGTCGTGGTAGGACTGCTCCATCACGCTCCGCACGCTCGCACCGATCCGCTCCACCGCGTTGAAGCAGGGCGTGATGACGGAAACGGCGGGGCCACCGCCTTCAGCGCGCATTGCTCGTCCAGCGTCCGATAACACCGATCGCACCCATTCCGCCGGCCCTCACCGGCCCGTGAAGCGGGCGGTCAGGCGGCGGCCGAAGTAGCGTCCGAGCGCCAACCACGAGCCATCCGAGGTGCCCAGTGTCAGCATGCGGGCGAGTTCGCCGCTCCCGACCCCAGGTCCGATCTCCAGCCGCGGCAGCGCCAGCGGTTGGCGCCCGTCCGGGCGGATCCAGCCCGGGCGCACGGTACAGGCCGCTGTGTAGCCCGCCTCGCTCACCGCCGCGACCGCAGCATCGTCGTGGCTCCCGTAAGGGTACGCGAAGCTCGTGACAGGCCGGCTCAGCAGGTTCTCGAGATCCTCGCGCGAGCCGCGCACCTCGGAGCGGAGCTCTTCCGGCGGGAGCGCGGCTAGTCGGAGATGACGCCTGCCGTGCGCGCCCACTTCCATGCCGGCTGCGGCCATCTCGCGCAGCTGTTCAGCAGTCAGCAGTGCCCGCCGTTCCCCCTGATCCTCCAGCCAGTCCGCATGCCCGCCGATCGCGCGGGTAACGACGAACCAAGTGCCCACCATCCCGCGCCGGGACAGCTCCTGAAAGGCGGCATAATTGTCCGCGTAACCGTCGTCGAAGGTGATGAGCACACACGGCCCGCACTGGTCGACTGATCCGTCAAGGTCCGCGACGCGGAGCGTCCGGTAACCCGCCTCCTGCAACAGATCCAGATGTTGCCGGAAGCGCTCGAGCGACACCGACCAGCGCCAGCGCGGAGTCCCCCTCATCCGCTCGACCGCATGGTACATCAGCGCAAGCGGACCGTATCCGGCCCCCTGCCTTCGGAGAAGCGCTGCTGAGACTCTGGGCGCGACCATCTTCTCACCCTATCTCAGTTTGGCCTGGAGCGCGGCAACCGCCCTTAGGCGTCTCCGGACTGGCGGCGAGCCGGGTCGCGAAGGTCAGGGACACTCTCCGCGAGCATTGCTCCGAGCCTTCGCGCCAGCCTGCGACTGAAGGTGGCGGTTAGGTGACTGGCGTCCTGGAAGACGACAACGCCATCGCGGATGACCTCGCAACGCACGCCCGGACACACGAGCTGCCCAGTATCGATCAACGTGGCATCGCCGCGCCGCTCAACCAACTCCGCAGTCAGCCGCTCACTCGCCGCGCGGTCAGCCCGGAAGGCGCAGGTGTCGCCTGGCGTCTCCGAACCGAACCATGTGGCGCGGGAGAGGCATTCCGGGATGTCTCGACCGGGCCGCGGCACCTCATCGAGAACCACGACGTTCAGGCCAGCACCGGCCAGCCGACCGATGGCATTCTCGATTCCACTCTCCCATTCATCGCGTGTCACACGCGCTGGCCCGCGCTCCCGAAGGTAGCCAGAGGCATTACTGAGAATCACCACATCCGGCCTGAGCTCAAGGATGCGCTGAAAAGCCGCCTGTCGCCACGCGGAGCATTCATGGTACGGCCGCTCCAGGTGGGTCGCGAAGGTGTCGACCTCGAACGAAGGACAGCCGGACTTCGTCCAGGAATACAACCGCCAGCCCCGGACGTTGGCAAGGCGCTCTAACGCCGGAAACCAGTGCGCCGCGTGAGAATCCCCGAACAGCACGAACGTTTTCGTCCCTTCCGGCGCGCCGAACAGGCACTGCGGCTGCCGCGTTTCGTGATAGCCGAGGTGGCAACCGTATTCGTAGACAGGCGAGCTGTCTCGACTCGCGTGTGCGTACTGGCGCTGATCCTCGGAAGCGAGCTCGGCGGAGGCGATCCTCTCGACCCCGAAGCAGATGACCCCCACGGCAGCAGTCAGGCACAGGCCCGCAGAGACCGATCTCGAAGCCCGCAGCGGCGCGACTCGCCCCACGCGTATCGGGTTCTCCACTGTGCGGAACGTGACCCACGCCAATCCCAGCGAGAGAAGCGCACAGACCAGTGCCGTCACAGCGTTCAACCCACCGAACAAGGCGGCAGCGTACACGTACACCGGCCAGTGCCAGAGATACCAGGAGTAGGAGAGGTCACCGACCCAGCGGAGTGGCCAAACGCTGAACATCCTTTCGACGAAGCTTCCTCGCCCGATCGCGGGGCTCACCAGGAGAGCAAGCGTGCCGGCGGCGGGCAGCAACGCGGCGGTACCCGGGAAACGGGTATCTTCCCCGAAGCTCACTGCGGCCATCAAAACCGCCGCGAGGCCCGATACGGCGAGTACACTCGCCACATGAGGATGCCGGCCCGACAGCATCGATGCAGCGCAGTACCCCAACGCCCCGAGGCCGAACTCCCAAGCACGGGTCCAGGGGCTGAAGAAGCCCCAGGGACCGCTGTACGCCGTAAGGTAGTCGCTCAACGCGAGCGATACGGCGATTGCCGGGAGCATTCCGAGAGCCACCCAGAGCATCCGATGCCGCAGCGGCGCGAAGCGGAATAGGGCGAAGATCAGCAACGGCCAGGCAAGGTAGAACTGCTCTTCGACCGCGAGCGACCAGGTATGCAGAAATGGGTCCGTAGCCGAGGTCTCGTTCAGGTAGTCGGTCGCCTCCAGCGCGAAGCGGAAGTTCCCTACGTACAGAATGGCGGCCAGTGCGGACGTAGCGTGGGATTGCAGCTGGAGCGGCGAGCTGACGAACCAGCCCGCGGCCAGCGTCACGGTGAAGACCAGCAGAGCCGCTGGCAACAGGCGGCGCATGCGTCGGGCATAGAAGCGCACGAAGTCCAATCGGGGATTTGCGAGGGGGTGCCCCCGAAGCTCACGAGCAAGCACGCCACAAATCACATAGCCGGATATGACGAAGAACAGGTCCACGCCGACATAGCCACCTGGCAACCACGGCGTACCCGCGTGGTACGCGACCACGAGCAAGACCGCGAGGGCCCGGAGCCCTTGGATGTCCGGCCGGAACTCGGACCCCCTTGCCGCGTGGCTCGCCTCGCTCACAGCACGGTCCCATCGCCCGGCGAGCTCATAAGGCCGCGCATAGCGCGCGTCACCGAGCCCCGCGCCGCGGGCCTTTCCATAGACGCAACGGCCCGGCGGACACGCTACCCGTGGAGGATGTGGCCAATGGGTCTGCATCCACTTTCATATGACGCGCTTCCAGGGCACGGCCGGCCACCAACTCCGCACGGATCGCTTCGAGATAGCCGTGCCCGTATCGAAGATCAGGCTCGAGGTGATTACCTTCGGCCCACTCGTTCCAAGCCTTGATGAAGACCAACCGCTTTTCCGGATCACGATCAGCTACCCGAGCCACCGCGTCCCGGAAGTGCTGGCGGAAGAGCTCAGGCGTAGAGCCTTGCAGCACGAGCCCGCGCCATCCACTGCGCGGTGTGTTGTCCCAGTTCGGAAGGGCAATCGGGTAGTCATCGAAATCGACCGAACGCTGCCGCAGCAAACTGCCCAGCACGCGCGCGTAGTCATAGATCGAGAGTTTCGCTTCCGCCCCCTTCAGCCATGCTTTGAGCTTCGTCAAAGGATGCCTGCGGGGGATGCGCCCGTTGATGACAGGCAGGGCCTGCATTGCGCAGGCGTCAAGCCCCCGCTCGCGCGGGTCCCAGCGCTCGGACCGGTGCGAGATGCCGACGAGATGCAGCCCCCCAAGCCCCGCCGCGCGGGCCCGATACCGCCAGTAGCTGACCACCCTCTCGAGATCGGGGATGTCATCCGGCTTGTAAATGAGAAACAGCGGCCTGCCATCAACCCGGATGTATCGCGGATCCTCGAAGGCACGCAGGAGGTAGTCAAAGTGCGCCGCGTGGTCGTCCATGCCGGGATACACTTGCTCGATAAGTACTCGGTCCGGCGTGCCCTGCCAGGCGCTGTTCCAGCTGTGGTTCGCCCAGCACAAGCAAAAGGGAAAATCCGGCTTACCCGAGGTGAGCACCTCCTCGAACGGCCGTTCGAGGATCCGCCGGCCACCGAACCAGTAATGGTAGTAGCAGAAGCCCTCGATGCCATAAGCGGCGGCCAGATCCGCCTGCGCCTGGCGGGTTTCGGGCACACGCAGGTCATAGAAGCCCAGATCGGCAGGGATGTGGGGCTGATAGTGCCCACGGAAAAGCGGCTTCGCGCGGGCGACGTTCGTCCACTCGGTAAACCCCTTGCCCCACCAGCGATCGTTCTCCGGTATCGGATGAAACTGCGGGAGATAGAAGGCGATGGCGCGGGCCCGCCTGGCCGCTGCCGATGAGTCCGTCATGCGTCCACCTGTTGTCCGCCGCCCTGCACGGAACGGCCCCGTACCCAGCTCCGCCCCGGGATCAGCACCTCGCCGCCTCTGTAGGCTACGGTTTCCCAGGTAGCCCCATTCCAGGTCAGGTCTCCCCCTGGGGACGTTTCCCACGCCAAGGGGATGTCGTCCTTCGTCACGTTCACCACGATGAGCTCCAGGTCGAATCCGCGGCTCAGATTGATCACACGCAAGCCTTCCGAGGCCGGTGACGGCGTGGGTACCCGCTCGGCGGGCGGGATCGCTTCGGCGTTCACGCCAAGCACCGCCGGTGCGAGCCCGTAGCCCGTGTCATCGCACAGGAGCACCGCCTCGGCGAGCCAGGCGCGATAGCGGGGCTCGGGATCGTCGAGGCAGAGATGCCAGAGCGCCTCCATCCAGAACCCGAGGGAGTGTCCCTTGTTGCGCGAGGCCGCCCAGTACCCCCGCAGATCCGATTCCTGCGTGTAGCGGGCGGCATCTTTGATCACGCGGTTGAGGTCCGCGACCGGGTACAGTCGGGCGTAACGGACAAGATCCCAGAGGTTCACCGTCTGGTAGGGGTCACTCACGCCGCTCAGGGCGATGGCACGGTCCACGAACCCCGTCGGCATGACCAGGCGCGGGAAACGGGTGCGCAACTGGTTCATGCGGGGCATGAGGTACCTCCAGGTGATTCGCTTCAGCGCACGCAAGGGCAGCGGCAGGCGGCGCGCGACCGCCGGGGGCTTCCACGTCAGATCGATGAGCCGGTACGCCAGCCAGTAGACCGCTTCGAGGGGCTGTGCACGGAGCAGCGCCTCCGCTGCGCCACGGGCCGAGCGCAGCCGGCCCGCATAGCGTTCATCCCCCGTCACCCGCGCGTATCGCTCGAGCGCGATGATCGTGTCCAGGTGCGTATTCAGCACCAGCATGTTCGACTCGCTCTTGCCGAGCACACGGCTCGGCCGCCACCGGAACGGGCCGAGCAACATACTCTGCGGCGAGCGCTCGAGGGAGTCGTGCAGGAACCATGTGCCGATGGCCGTCTCATCGGTGAGCCCCGCAATGAACTCGGCCGCCTTCTCTAGCGCGCGGCGGACTACGGGGCACTCGCGCTCCTCCAACGCACCGCAGAGGAGATGCATACCCCCCACATGCAGCCGCGTGTGGCACTCGACCTCCGCCGTCCACTCGCCGTGGTACCAGCCGCCGTCCTCATGCTGCCGTGCGATGATCGAGTAGACGAGCTGCTCTCGGAAGCAGCGGTAAATCCCCTTCCCGGTCGCCGTCTCCAGCCCGCGGCAGATCTGGTACAGAGCGTACGCATCCAGCTCGTCGGGGATGCGCCAATTGTGGGGCCAGGCAAA is from Spiribacter halobius and encodes:
- a CDS encoding glycosyltransferase → MRRSGGSGWASRLPGRWKPAHDRPKRSGAGVSGYCAPGSAVGNHREGGATRLDVLVCTHNRAALLRRVIESLNAANRPSDTTVRLVVVANACSDGTGEYLAGYDAGQGRLPLTWYEEPVPGKAHALNVVLPRLTGDLVAFVDDDHRVDPGYLCAVARGFAEHPDAAMLCGRIRPDWDGSEPVWVHDRGAYRIYPLPVPNFDLGPEPREVTRDVAVPGGGNLAIRRALFDRVGPFRQHLGPIGHNLGGAEDIDWVIRALQLGVRLRYEPAMTQYHYVDAERLTLGYLMRKAYQRSASMVPYGRGPGPGHVPRYMYRKIAKHLVWSVLALRPQARRFHLVRLAASLGEWKGFRQPVPAGLDQESGQPVHRDAP
- a CDS encoding polysaccharide deacetylase family protein; its protein translation is MYHAVERMRGTPRWRWSVSLERFRQHLDLLQEAGYRTLRVADLDGSVDQCGPCVLITFDDGYADNYAAFQELSRRGMVGTWFVVTRAIGGHADWLEDQGERRALLTAEQLREMAAAGMEVGAHGRRHLRLAALPPEELRSEVRGSREDLENLLSRPVTSFAYPYGSHDDAAVAAVSEAGYTAACTVRPGWIRPDGRQPLALPRLEIGPGVGSGELARMLTLGTSDGSWLALGRYFGRRLTARFTGR
- a CDS encoding glycosyltransferase gives rise to the protein MRAEGGGPAVSVITPCFNAVERIGASVRSVMEQSYHDWELIVVDDGSVDGSADAVRRLDCSRLRLIEQENAGPSAARNHGLLEACGRYIAFLDADDTWHEDFLATMVAALDRNHEAVLAYCGWQNLGVVGGRGEPFVPPEYESPSKAEVLLGGCRWPIHAALTRAECIDRAGGFDETLRASVDYDLWLRVATQGPIVRVPKVLAYYYHHGGDQVTKNRLRVAMSHWTAQRKFIEAHPEVAEQIGPGRVRELLVGELLLRGYRSYWARDLDSARALFRAVMRHGYGRPRDWVYMIPSLLPRRMHGALLNLRDRGRSQ
- a CDS encoding sulfatase family protein, whose amino-acid sequence is MQPTEALPWAPTLLAAFAAGALVTVVVLLKSVKDFSQTGPQIRDEVLRLYFGYTLLSVARLGCWALALATLLALPGSYVYLSATVLLGATFSPVAATTSALAAVLAITAYQLLHMLLHSPGLIVASSNYNLARLYGVWEWLTPQRLAAVRWGGVAVAAVLVAFACARLATAGAEGAAALLAAPAVLAALAGWLLRDREPQPVPAAAGNPQRPNVLMIGCDTLRPDRIGAHGYERDTTPFLDGVIARGTSFRRCYVPLARTAPSLVSLFTGCWPHRHGVRFNYVADDERCTGVPALPRELARLGYRTVAVSDWCGSDLGKFDLGFQELDLPADQWNLKYLIRQGPKDIRLFLSLFLHNRVGKRLLPELYYLAGVPLGAQLGREARRRLGRLSREGQPFLLNLFTSHTHPPFASDYPYYLRFSNPGYRGESKFAMRRLTDPFEVIRSQAEPKKAFDLDQINALYDGAVCSFDDEVRRTLGYLEACGLAENTIVVLYGDHGMDLFEHNTWGQGNSIIGDSNRIPLVIVDPRRRGRGVIDPVVRSVDVFPTLLEMIGAAPPEADGHSLLPCIEGRVADLDLPAFAETGMWLTRIPGMHPEHLDYPSVLELLEVPNPATGTLAVKAGFRERVNQARDRMVVAGRWKLVCLPLRTGPRHELYDLVSDPQCRHDVASVHPEVVEALTRLLHAWALEANGAAMESAARTTWPEERPGRRAPP
- a CDS encoding glycosyltransferase, with product MTPTLSVAFCTYNRASQLPGLVDALRRQQCPVPFEILAVDNNSSDETPHLLQDLARRDGAPLRYVREARQGIPFARNRAIAESLRAGTEFLLFIDDDELPAPGLLSAAADALGREGAECVGGRIRVVLPDGRRPRWLTEDMMGFLGALDHGDGALWVRDLDTPLWSGNIGYRTAIFAEDENLRFDVRYNRRGAGVGGGSDAIMFRELVGRGAAIRYRPDMEVCHYVELDKISRSYFLRLHFAAGRKFGEYRSPEYERAFLGVPPFLIRQAAGHWLRVLAMAVRRDVNTVRQAMNGSYALGTILGLHRRYRRYPSRGAERGSS
- a CDS encoding sulfotransferase — encoded protein: MRSISYERTLRRPLRSMAARLLPPVPAGCRRIVVSGLPRSGTSWIARVLSLSPGVSYYFEPDHLLDARYRYRYLSRSAHDGGLAKHLEAAFAGQLAHHYVIAEQGWKELLGRSHSHTVLLKWVHLVLALDWVAQQLPEIVVIQTVRHPVPLALSWQARGWEFRYALRQLTRQEDLMRGPLEPFQDVLNGARTYWEQVGAFWGAVTYLQWRFHRKGWILREHEWYCLHPLSRFKDVADLLGLAWSDQMTAFLTDPDRPAGPGYGRPRNPRSEIHKWEGTLSPRELGELRAVVARFDLPFYRDLDPEAHWSGG
- a CDS encoding putative capsular polysaccharide synthesis family protein, with protein sequence MLHSLRRWLYQYETLRKNRRTLQDVRAHLEQGSDLLIVHQMGRAASMTVTSTLRAAGVPGPVLHSHWMNPASVAHREAHLRRRGLKPSRFPLNVRMSQLLSREAAQRLERHRWRLVSVVRDPIARNVSVFFLSIDDFLPDFHRRYAAGEISHGEIRRVFLERFPHDQPLRWFDEEVRDVFGIDVFAAPPLDESGYDVLRNEVADLLVIKVERLADCFRAAFRDFLGIEVPELVNTHVTERDERFYMYRDFVRDVRLPREYVDRMYESRYARHFYTDAEREAFRRKWLGEPAARAVEAGA